From a region of the Lactuca sativa cultivar Salinas chromosome 4, Lsat_Salinas_v11, whole genome shotgun sequence genome:
- the LOC111877756 gene encoding geranylgeranyl diphosphate reductase, chloroplastic: MASITFSFIGLHQSSMEIHHHHSITTPSKCLVPSQLHYRRLNVVAAMSSPTITGRNLRVAVVGGGPAGGAAAETLAKGGIETFLIERKLDNAKPCGGSIPLCMVEEFDLPMDIIDRRVTNLKIISPSNVSVTIGKTLKPHEYIGMVRREVLDAYLRDRAVASGATIINGLFVKMDKPQEKNAPYVLHYNTYNGKTPGERTSIEVDAVIGADGANSRVAKSIDAGDYEYLIAIQERIKIPDNKMKYYLNLAEMYVGSDISPDFYGWVYPKSDHVDVGTGTLRHKPDIEKLQLATRLRVGEKIQGGKIIRVEAHPMPQHPRPRRVVERVALVGDAAGYVMKGSGEGIYFAAKSGRMCAEAIVEGSENGRKMVDEGDLRSYLEKWDTIFGPTFKKMDMVDKVFYRSNMGKEAVVELFRHEYAQKMILESYLYKTVATVNPLERLKLAVSSIGSLVRANN; this comes from the coding sequence ATGGCCTCAATTACATTCTCTTTCATCGGACTCCACCAATCATCAATGGAAATACACCACCACCACTCGATCACCACTCCATCTAAATGCCTTGTACCAAGCCAACTCCACTACCGCCGTCTTAACGTTGTCGCCGCCATGTCCAGTCCCACAATCACTGGACGAAATCTTCGTGTTGCAGTGGTCGGCGGTGGTCCTGCCGGTGGCGCAGCTGCCGAAACTCTAGCCAAAGGCGGAATAGAGACTTTTCTAATCGAGCGCAAACTGGACAATGCCAAACCCTGCGGTGGATCCATCCCACTTTGCATGGTCGAAGAATTTGACTTGCCGATGGATATAATTGACCGCCGTGTCACAAATCTGAAGATCATCTCCCCGTCAAATGTCTCCGTCACCATCGGCAAAACACTTAAACCCCATGAGTACATCGGAATGGTCCGTCGGGAAGTCCTCGACGCCTACCTCCGTGATCGCGCTGTAGCCTCCGGCGCCACCATTATCAACGGACTTTTCGTCAAAATGGATAAACCCCAAGAGAAAAACGCACCATACGTCCTCCATTACAACACCTACAACGGAAAAACCCCCGGAGAAAGGACGAGTATCGAAGTTGATGCAGTAATTGGTGCCGACGGAGCAAATTCCCGTGTCGCAAAATCGATTGACGCCGGAGATTATGAGTACCTTATAGCTATCCAAGAACGCATCAAAATCCCAGACAACAAAATGAAGTATTATTTGAATCTCGCCGAGATGTACGTCGGAAGTGACATATCACCTGACTTCTACGGATGGGTGTATCCGAAATCAGACCACGTGGACGTCGGAACAGGAACCTTGAGACATAAACCCGACATTGAAAAACTCCAGCTCGCCACGCGCCTCCGTGTGGGTGAAAAGATTCAAGGAGGAAAGATCATACGGGTGGAAGCTCACCCCATGCCTCAACACCCTCGACCGAGGAGAGTGGTGGAGAGAGTAGCGTTGGTAGGAGACGCCGCCGGGTATGTTATGAAAGGCTCCGGTGAAGGGATATATTTTGCAGCAAAAAGCGGGCGGATGTGTGCGGAGGCGATAGTGGAGGGATCGGAGAACGGGAGGAAGATGGTGGACGAGGGAGATTTGAGGAGTTATCTGGAGAAATGGGACACAATATTTGGGCCGACGTTTAAGAAGATGGATATGGTGGATAAGGTGTTTTATAGGTCGAATATGGGGAAGGAGGCTGTAGTGGAGTTGTTTCGACATGAATATGCGCAGAAGATGATATTGGAGAGCTATTTGTACAAGACGGTGGCCACTGTGAATCCTTTGGAGCGGTTGAAGCTCGCCGTGAGTTCAATTGGGAGCCTGGTAAGGGCTAATAATTAA